DNA from Bacteroides zoogleoformans:
CAGGTCGACAGCCTCACACGGAGGCTTGTGCTCCAAAGTCGAATCCCATTGCTTATCAGATATTTAATATTGATTTGTCAGACACTTGCCTCTGACGGCTCAAGCACCTGTGTCTGTCACGTCAGAGACTTGTGTCTGCCGGCTCGGACACTTGCCTCTGTCACGACAAAGGCTTGCAGCTGTCAGACAGGGCGGGGGCGGCCGGCCTGAAAGGCTCTCTTCTCTTCTGCCCAATCACCGTAAACCGGTGCATCCGGGAAATATCCGCCCGACAGGGTGAAGCCCCGCATCTTTAGCAAAGTAATCACTTATTCCGAACTCAGGTGAGGTATATGCCGGAAGAAACGGAAAGGGGTATCTTTGAGAGCCGTTGCCTGTTCCGTCATTTCCTTCCGAAGTCGGCGGGTACTTCGCCCCATTGTTTGGTTTCCCATTTCAGGATGGGGGTGGTGTAGGTGTTTTCGCGCAGCCATTTCTCGGCACGTTCTATCAACTCGAAGAGGGCTTCGCTCCGGGCGTTGCGCGGCAGTTTCGTCTTGCATTTCTTCTGCTTCACCCAGCTGATGGCATTCACACTGTCGCTGTAGATGGGCATGTCCATTCCTTTCCGTTTCAGGAGGGCGAGGCCGTGTACGATGGCAAGGAATTCGCCGATGTTGTTTGTGCCATACATGGGGCCGAAGTGGAACACCTGCCGGCGGCTGCCCACGTGCACTCCCCTGTACTCCATGGCGCCGGGATTTCCGCTGCAAGCGGCGTCTACGGCAAGGCTGTCCGCCACGACGGCTGCCGGAAGGGGGGTGTCCTGCGGCTTTCGGGCGGCCGCACGGGTGGGCGATCCCCCTCGCCCGATGTATTGGTAGGGCGAAGAGGCAAAGGCTTTTTCGGCTTCTTCACGCGTGTCGAACGATTTGAATTTCGCCCCTTCGTAGCCTTTGGTTTGCAGTTGGCAGTCGGTCCAGGAGCTGTAAATGCCCGGCGTGACACCCGACCATACAACGTAAAATTTCTCTTTCTTCATAACTGAGGACAAAGGTAAAGAAGAAAATCCGAACAAAATCCCTCTTCAGGTTGTTTCTTTCTCGCGCACTGATGAATTTACACCGTGTCCAAAGCCTGCAAGGATGAACATGGAACATGCAGAATAGAAAGTATTGGCAGGCGGGGTGGGTAAACTCGGAACAGGCTCTGAAAAAGGATAATTCAAATATAAACAAAGAAAGGAAAAGAAAAATGGGAAGAACATTTGCCGAAGCCATGAAGCACCGCCGTACGTATTATTCCATCGGCAGCGGTTCGCCGGTATCGGACAGCGAGATAGAACGCGTGGTTCGCGAAGCCCTGAAGCACGTGCCGTCGGCTTTCAACTCGCAGTCGGCGAGAGTGGTATTGCTGTTGGGCGATGGGCATAAGAAGTTGTGGAACATCGTGAAGAGCACGTTGAAGGAACTCGTCTCTGCCGAAGACTTTGGCAAGACGGAAGCCAAAATAGACGGCTGTTTTGCCGCCGGACACGGTACGGTGCTCTATTTTGAAGACACTTCTGTGGTAAAGAAATTGCAGGAAGCGTTCCCTTCTTACAAGG
Protein-coding regions in this window:
- a CDS encoding ribonuclease H1 domain-containing protein → MKKEKFYVVWSGVTPGIYSSWTDCQLQTKGYEGAKFKSFDTREEAEKAFASSPYQYIGRGGSPTRAAARKPQDTPLPAAVVADSLAVDAACSGNPGAMEYRGVHVGSRRQVFHFGPMYGTNNIGEFLAIVHGLALLKRKGMDMPIYSDSVNAISWVKQKKCKTKLPRNARSEALFELIERAEKWLRENTYTTPILKWETKQWGEVPADFGRK
- a CDS encoding nitroreductase family protein, whose amino-acid sequence is MGRTFAEAMKHRRTYYSIGSGSPVSDSEIERVVREALKHVPSAFNSQSARVVLLLGDGHKKLWNIVKSTLKELVSAEDFGKTEAKIDGCFAAGHGTVLYFEDTSVVKKLQEAFPSYKDNFPIWSHHTSAMHQFAVWTMLEDLGLGASLQHYNPLIDEEVRRTWNLPEEWQLVAQMPFGTPTGEPGEKSFEDMDKRFKVFRS